A region from the Candidatus Binatia bacterium genome encodes:
- a CDS encoding PhoH family protein: MKSPERAASKTAPTGEIVEIGDAALLPTLLGNHDEHIKIIAAETGADLVSHPSGIEVRGDDVQVELAARVVRQLVELLQQGYPLFPSDVEYAVRILSGDRNARLREIFLDTIFISAQKRTIAPKSIAQKYYIDAMRKHDIVFGIGPAGTGKTYLAMAMAVAALSRNEVARIVLTRPAVEAGERLGFLPGDLAEKVNPYLRPLYDALNDMVDVDRARRYMERGTIEVAPLAFMRGRTLNDAFVILDEAQNTTREQMKMFLTRLGFGSQAVITGDVTQIDLPAGRDSGLIEARELLKEVKGIQFCQFSERDVVRHRLVQAIITAYDRIL; this comes from the coding sequence ATGAAGAGTCCCGAGCGCGCCGCATCGAAGACAGCACCGACCGGAGAGATCGTCGAGATCGGAGACGCCGCCCTCCTCCCGACGCTGCTGGGGAACCACGACGAGCACATCAAGATCATCGCGGCGGAGACCGGCGCCGATCTCGTGTCGCACCCGTCGGGCATCGAAGTTCGTGGCGATGACGTGCAGGTCGAACTCGCCGCGCGGGTGGTCCGGCAGTTGGTCGAGCTTCTCCAGCAGGGCTACCCGCTGTTCCCGTCGGACGTCGAGTACGCCGTCCGGATCCTGTCGGGCGATCGGAACGCTCGCCTTCGCGAGATCTTCCTCGACACGATCTTCATCTCGGCGCAGAAGCGGACCATCGCGCCCAAGTCGATCGCCCAGAAGTACTACATCGATGCGATGCGCAAGCACGACATCGTCTTCGGCATTGGTCCTGCAGGGACGGGCAAGACGTACCTCGCGATGGCGATGGCGGTCGCTGCCTTGTCGCGGAACGAGGTGGCGCGCATCGTCCTCACGCGGCCGGCCGTCGAAGCCGGTGAGCGACTAGGCTTTCTGCCCGGTGATCTCGCCGAGAAGGTGAACCCCTATCTTCGTCCGCTGTACGACGCCCTGAACGACATGGTCGACGTCGATCGGGCGCGGCGCTACATGGAGCGCGGCACGATTGAGGTGGCACCGCTCGCCTTCATGCGGGGGCGAACCCTCAACGACGCCTTCGTGATTCTCGATGAAGCGCAGAACACGACCCGCGAGCAGATGAAGATGTTCCTCACCCGCTTGGGATTCGGCTCGCAGGCGGTCATCACCGGCGACGTCACCCAGATCGATCTCCCGGCCGGGAGGGACTCGGGGCTGATCGAAGCACGCGAACTCCTGAAGGAGGTCAAGGGCATCCAGTTCTGCCAGTTCTCCGAGCGCGACGTGGTTCGACACCGACTGGTCCAGGCGATCATCACCGCCTACGACCGTATCCTCTGA
- the ybeY gene encoding rRNA maturation RNase YbeY, protein MSDDLRVDVTAAPGFEGQSALVQRAAEESLRVLDEAASELSIALVDDDAMQELNATWRGKDRPTDVLAFAQREGDDLGDPDLLGDVVISVPTAERQAAERGHSLEHELRELLVHGILHLLGYDHERSPAEERRMFKRQGEVLAAIELGG, encoded by the coding sequence ATGTCGGACGACCTGCGCGTCGACGTCACGGCCGCTCCGGGGTTCGAGGGCCAATCCGCGCTCGTACAGCGGGCCGCGGAGGAGAGTCTGCGCGTCCTCGACGAGGCGGCCAGCGAGCTTTCGATTGCACTCGTCGACGACGATGCGATGCAGGAGTTGAACGCCACGTGGCGGGGCAAGGATCGGCCGACCGATGTGCTCGCCTTTGCTCAGCGAGAGGGCGACGACCTGGGGGACCCGGATCTTCTGGGCGATGTCGTGATCTCGGTCCCCACCGCCGAGCGTCAGGCCGCCGAGCGAGGGCACTCCCTCGAACACGAGCTTCGAGAGCTGTTGGTGCACGGGATTCTGCACCTCCTGGGATACGATCACGAACGATCACCCGCCGAAGAGCGCCGGATGTTCAAACGGCAAGGCGAGGTTCTGGCGGCGATCGAGTTGGGGGGATGA